The Quercus lobata isolate SW786 chromosome 4, ValleyOak3.0 Primary Assembly, whole genome shotgun sequence genome segment AGGCTTACAAATATGGACTGGCCGTTTATGGATTACAGCCTTGTTCAAGGGGCTAATGAGACAGGGTGTAAGCAGCAATGCCTTGACGATTGCATGTGTGTTGTGGCCATTTACGAAAAAACAGGTGGCTATTGTTGGAAGAAGAAGTATCCTCTGTCCAACGGAAGATATAGCACAAATATTACGAGAATAGCTTTCATCAAGGTACCTAATAGCTTTGTTCCAGTGAAGAAAAGCCGGTCTGTGATAGTTGTTTTGGCACTACTCCTTGGCAGCTCTGCATTTCTCAATATCCTTTTCTTCATAGCTACCATTGTGGCTATTATCTACTTGCACCACAGAAAGCTGAATTCGCCATGGAATATTGATAGCACACTTGCAACAAATGTGAGAAGCTATACATATAAAGAGCTCGAACAAGCAACCAGGGGCTTCAAGCAAATAGTAGGAAAAGGTGCTTTCGAAACTGTTTATAAAGCGGTCCTTCCATCAGATTCAAAAAGATTTGTTGCAGTCAAGAAGTTAGGTAAGGTGATAGAAGAAGGTGAGAAAGAATTCAAAACAGAAGTGAGCGTGATTGGTCAGACTCATCATAAAAATTTAGTCCGGTTGCTTGGTTATTGTGATGAGGGGCAGCACCGGCTATTGGTATATGAGTACATGAGTAATGGCTCTTTAGCTAACTTTCTCTTTGGGATATCCAGGCCTCATTGGAACCAAAGAATGCAGATTGCTTTTGGAATTGCAAGAGGTCTCATGTACTTACATGAAGAGTGCTGCACCCAAATCATCCATTGTGACATAAAACCTCAAAACATACTTCTGGATGAATACTTTACACCAAGGATTGCTGATTTTGGATTAGCAAAGCTTTTGTTGGCTGAGCAAACTCGAGCTGCTCGAACAGGAATAAGAGGGACGATTGGGTACTTTGCACCTGAATGGTTTAGGAAAGCATCCATTTCCGTTAAGGTTGATGTGTACAGTTTTGGTGTGATGTTACTTGAGATTATTTGTTGCAAGTCTAGTATTACATTTGCGTTGCAAGCAGAGGAGGCATTGATAGATTGGGCTTACGAATGCtacaaagataaaaaattatataagttgATAGAAAACGATGAGGAAGCAAGTAATGACATGAAGAGGCTAGAGAGGCTTGTGATTGTGGCTATTTGGTGTATTCAAGAAGATCCTGCACTGAGACCCTCAATGAAAAAGATCACACAGATGCTTGAGGGAGTTATTGAAGTCTTTGTGCCCCCAAGTCCTTCATTGTATAATCACTCTCCACCTTCAAAAAGTAGTTCCCTTGAGTTTTCATTCTCCTCAGTTGAAAGGTAAGCATTTGAGATTGATGATAATGGGTAACTTTGTAAATAACTAAGTGTTGAGCAACCTCTTTTAAAGGTGAGGCGCCACACCTATTCTTATTTGTATTATGGTATCAAATTCAGACTGATCCGTGGTTGGTTTCCGTTATTCATTTGTCTCTTGCTCTGTCCTTTGTTCTTGGATACAAGGTTCCCTTGTTTCATGCCTATTATTCTTTAGTGTCTTTCACCTTCTTAGTTACTTAGCTTTAATTTTGGATTCCTAGTTCAAtctgactctttttttttcttgggttaGTTAAATTgttgatttggatttgtaaCTGTGAGAACTTCAATCCAAGGGGATCGAGATTCATAATAATTATTCCTTGAACAAATCAAGTCAAAAATgatgttgaaatttaaattttatattggaaaagaaaaaaaaaaaaaaaaacctacgtCAATAATGTTTGTCATCCAACTTTAAATTCTAAGAGACGAAGGAAACAAAACATTGtagtcaagaaaaaaattttgaattctcaaaatggaaaaattcaaatcattcATGATACAAATAGTTTTGTATCCCATAGTTTTCAATAGCTTGTTTGCTaaactagttttcaaaaaacaactagctttattgttttattattattattattattattttattttgggggaggggggttGACGGAGAAGTGAGACAAAAAGCTAAACTTAAATTgccaaataaaaagaaaaagcatctatttttgaaattccAATTCTAAAACCGTAAAAATATTGGAATTCAATCTTCAATCGGTTAGGACAAGAAATGATCACCAAAACAtagaaagaagaaactgaatAAAAAAGAACACCCTTCCAGATCTGTTAGGACAAGAAATGGTCACCAAACACTGGCTTTGATATTATGGGGTTTTGGAACACAGTTTTTGTGTTTCTCCAAAAATTGGTAGTAAAGTTTTCTATAAATCACTTCTCCACAACTTATAGAATGACGAGTCCTGTGCACTAGACACTTTGATTATGTAGTTGATTGGTCATGAAACTTGGTGTAGGAATAGCAAGCACCCAAGTTATCAAATTCATGATtgcaagatttaaaaaaaaaaaaaattaattagtggaTTCAAACTCAAGATATTTCAGTGGAGATCAAAAAGTGCTACTGAGCCACAAGTAGAGAATTATTTTTCAAactcagaatttttttttttttttttgaatgctCGATAATGTAAATGCTAGAGCtagtttagaccctcaattttaATTACagcttgattaattttaaatctaaatgCACTTAATGCAGAATATACATTattggaaaattaattaatcgaAGCACTCAACAATTGCAAGGATGAACAAATAAGTGCAAGGCAAAAATCTAACagttggattgcatgttctttatgctcttaacaCATGCCAAGTTTTgtttcaattaaatattatttactatataatctataagattatattttatgcatagtttagttttaaactacaaatacttgaaatttaaataatttattaatgatatagttattgatctttaattttttagaaattttacaaacattgagaatgtaaaaaaaaaaaaaaaaaaaaaaaaaaaaaaaaagcaatccaatggtggatttgtcaatattcatctttaataaaaagatattgagtaaattTGTATCCTTAAGCtgtaatcaattttgtagctaaattttgtcttaaATCATTTATAGGCGTTGACGAGGGGGAAAGTTTTCctaataaatatgaaaaatagaaaagtaataTAGAGAcactttcacaaacttcaaataCTCCAGAAAAAGCtgtcacaaatcacaaacaatAAGAATAGAGAAATTTACCCTACTCAATTATTGCATGGCATCCtctttattgatttattattattttttttttacaaaaccgCTGaagatatgtgtgtgtgtatatatatatatatatatatatatatatatacacatatgaAAAGGTCAACAAAGGTAGGCAATTTTGTGAAGCTGTACGTGCACGCAAACAACTCAAagccaaaaacataaataataggTAGTCAAGCCACGTATGTTAACAACtctctattttaatttgaactagATGATATTCTACACGATGCGTggatatttcataattttatttttaaatagtttcTTGCTATTCTTTATGATCTCTATATAACCTTGAACCTTGTGTTATGCATTTTGAAGAATTAgcttcaattatattatattagttaaaaaaaaaaaaaaaaaagcctttatAATCCAGCAAGAAGATGAGTCTAGCAGGAAATTAACACAACCatctttataaagaaaaatgaaagggtGAAATTTGAccattttattcaatttattaacaaaaccATAATGATTCGTCTATAATGATTTTTCAGCCTCCTTGAAGTTTCCCTTATACATTAATTATGGCTAAATATAGTAAGAAATATATCTTTTGCCACTAATACCAAGTCTTACATACCAAGaattaatacccaaaaaaaaaatgtcccaCACATAAGGGCCATTTTTGCCATCATGGACCTTCATTACAAGTGATGCAAATATGTGACCAATTATTTAAGGATGGCCCTTATGGTTATCAAACATAGTAGTCAAGAcctgaaagaaaattttaaaa includes the following:
- the LOC115983569 gene encoding G-type lectin S-receptor-like serine/threonine-protein kinase LECRK3; this encodes MALVTSTLHHCCSLFLLLLLLPLVPTVFTYTKDDCNILLNSPASITDQDINPLFTWNSVWFTKTKDQTIVWSANGNDPAPQGSTLTQNSSSAFVLNDPNGNELWKAPGNGSKSSCAAVLDNGNLVILDEQYNSIWESFKEPTDTILPGQILSMNTTLRSHQSITNYSYGRFQLSLQLDGNLVLYSINMPSEVLNHAYFATMTMFWESQLIFTEAGYMYVQDANKSTNIFNLTQQDPGSKDSFYHMARIDYDGVFRIYKHLRQQDTSCGSCPSTWEPVQGIPGITDICGVFDANNFVGGFCGLNGVCRTSDASSGGGTFCSCPYGFSQLNPYEDWAGCKPDFPLPNCDNGWEENKGQVSFVRLTNMDWPFMDYSLVQGANETGCKQQCLDDCMCVVAIYEKTGGYCWKKKYPLSNGRYSTNITRIAFIKVPNSFVPVKKSRSVIVVLALLLGSSAFLNILFFIATIVAIIYLHHRKLNSPWNIDSTLATNVRSYTYKELEQATRGFKQIVGKGAFETVYKAVLPSDSKRFVAVKKLGKVIEEGEKEFKTEVSVIGQTHHKNLVRLLGYCDEGQHRLLVYEYMSNGSLANFLFGISRPHWNQRMQIAFGIARGLMYLHEECCTQIIHCDIKPQNILLDEYFTPRIADFGLAKLLLAEQTRAARTGIRGTIGYFAPEWFRKASISVKVDVYSFGVMLLEIICCKSSITFALQAEEALIDWAYECYKDKKLYKLIENDEEASNDMKRLERLVIVAIWCIQEDPALRPSMKKITQMLEGVIEVFVPPSPSLYNHSPPSKSSSLEFSFSSVER